A DNA window from Bacteroides cellulosilyticus contains the following coding sequences:
- the uvrB gene encoding excinuclease ABC subunit UvrB: protein MNKFELTSAYKPTGDQPEAIAELTEGVLQGVPAQTLLGVTGSGKTFTIANVIANINKPTLILSHNKTLAAQLYSEFKSFFPNNAVEYYVSYYDYYQPEAYLPSSDTYIEKDLAINDEIDKLRLAATSSLLSGRKDVVVVSSVSCIYGMGNPSDFYNNVIEVQQGKAFSRNVFLRRLVDSLYVRNDIDLNRGNFRVKGDTVDIYLAYADNLLRIIFWGDDVDSIEEVDPISGVTIARFDAYKIYPANLFMTTKEATLRAIHEIEDDLHKQVQWFENEGRPFEAKRLQERVTYDMEMIRELGHCSGIENYSRYFDGRKAGSRPYCLLDFFPEDFLIVIDESHVSVPQIRAMYGGDRARKINLVEYGFRLPAAMDNRPLKFEEFAEMAKQVIYVSATPADYELIQSEGIVVEQVIRPTGLLDPIIEVRPSHNQIDDLMEEIQIRIEKNERTLVTTLTKRMAEELTEFLLNNDVKCNYIHSDVDTLERVKIMSDLREGIYDVLIGVNLLREGLDLPEVSLVAILDADKEGFLRSHRSLTQTAGRAARNVNGMVIMYADRITDSMRLTIDETNRRREKQLKYNEEHGITPQQIKKGKNLNVFASNAPTEDSYIEKGATITPRPYIEQESSAHIAADPIVQYMSRPQLEKSIERTRKLMQEAAKKLDFIEAAQYRDELLKMEDMLKEKV, encoded by the coding sequence ATGAATAAATTTGAATTAACATCCGCCTATAAGCCCACCGGTGATCAGCCGGAAGCTATTGCAGAGCTCACTGAGGGCGTACTTCAGGGAGTTCCGGCACAAACTTTACTTGGTGTCACCGGTTCGGGAAAGACGTTCACCATAGCCAATGTTATTGCTAACATCAATAAACCAACGTTAATATTAAGCCATAATAAAACGTTGGCCGCACAACTTTACAGTGAATTTAAGTCTTTCTTCCCCAATAATGCCGTAGAATACTACGTTTCTTATTATGATTATTATCAGCCGGAAGCTTATCTTCCGTCTTCTGATACCTATATAGAAAAGGACCTTGCCATCAATGATGAAATAGACAAACTGCGCCTTGCCGCCACTTCTTCCCTACTCTCGGGCCGGAAAGATGTAGTGGTCGTGTCTTCCGTATCCTGCATCTATGGTATGGGAAATCCGTCCGACTTCTATAACAATGTGATAGAAGTACAGCAAGGAAAGGCATTCAGCCGGAACGTTTTCCTACGCCGTTTGGTGGACAGTCTTTATGTACGCAATGACATTGACCTGAATCGTGGTAACTTCCGTGTGAAAGGAGATACGGTAGACATTTATCTGGCGTATGCCGATAATCTGCTACGTATCATTTTCTGGGGAGATGACGTAGACAGCATCGAAGAAGTAGATCCGATAAGCGGTGTTACCATCGCCCGCTTTGATGCATATAAGATATATCCCGCTAATCTGTTCATGACCACTAAGGAAGCCACTCTGCGAGCCATTCACGAAATTGAAGACGACTTGCACAAGCAAGTGCAATGGTTTGAAAATGAAGGACGTCCCTTTGAAGCGAAACGTCTTCAGGAGCGGGTTACCTATGATATGGAAATGATACGCGAATTAGGGCACTGTTCAGGCATAGAAAACTATTCGCGCTATTTCGATGGGCGTAAGGCCGGTAGTCGTCCTTACTGTTTATTGGATTTCTTCCCGGAAGATTTTCTGATTGTCATTGATGAAAGCCACGTAAGTGTACCGCAGATTCGAGCCATGTATGGGGGCGACCGTGCACGTAAAATAAACCTTGTGGAATATGGTTTCCGTCTTCCGGCCGCCATGGACAATCGTCCGTTGAAGTTCGAAGAATTTGCGGAAATGGCAAAACAAGTGATTTATGTGAGTGCGACACCTGCCGACTATGAACTTATCCAGTCGGAAGGTATAGTTGTGGAACAAGTAATTCGTCCTACCGGATTGTTAGATCCTATAATCGAAGTACGTCCCAGCCATAACCAGATAGATGATCTCATGGAGGAAATCCAGATACGGATCGAGAAGAACGAACGCACACTGGTAACAACACTTACCAAGAGAATGGCGGAAGAGTTAACAGAATTCTTACTGAATAACGATGTGAAGTGTAACTACATCCACAGTGATGTAGATACCTTGGAGCGCGTAAAGATTATGAGTGATTTGCGTGAAGGCATCTATGACGTCCTTATCGGTGTCAACCTGCTGCGTGAAGGGCTGGATTTACCGGAAGTGTCACTTGTAGCCATTCTTGATGCAGATAAGGAAGGTTTCCTACGCTCTCACCGCTCGCTGACTCAGACTGCCGGACGTGCCGCCCGAAATGTAAACGGAATGGTCATCATGTATGCCGACCGTATCACCGATAGTATGCGACTGACGATTGATGAAACGAACCGTCGCCGCGAAAAGCAGTTGAAATATAATGAAGAACATGGCATTACGCCTCAACAAATCAAGAAAGGGAAGAATCTGAATGTATTTGCATCAAATGCTCCAACAGAAGACAGTTATATCGAAAAAGGAGCGACGATCACTCCCCGCCCCTACATCGAACAAGAAAGCTCTGCTCATATTGCCGCCGATCCGATTGTACAATACATGTCTCGCCCGCAATTGGAAAAGAGCATCGAACGTACCAGAAAGCTTATGCAGGAAGCTGCCAAGAAGCTTGACTTCATTGAAGCGGCACAATATCGTGACGAATTACTGAAAATGGAAGATATGCTGAAAGAAAAAGTCTAA
- a CDS encoding alpha-galactosidase, with amino-acid sequence MSIRKRMNVLFGTLLLTGSLFSQNVCVSTPETSLVLSAPVGGELKHVYYGDKLSEVDLQNINLTGTPDMPAYPVYGLNCPGESALAVKHADGNMTLQMEIVQVKTSKEGNAEITAIELKDKVYPFYVNVYYKAYQDADVIETWTEIRHQEKKPVILNQFASAFLPIRRGDVWLSHLYGSWANEGRLCQEALEPGMKVIKNKDGVRNSHTSHAEVMFSLDGKPQENAGCVIGAALCYSGNYKLRIDTHDDEYHRFFAGINEENSAYSLKKDEIFRTPELALTYSNEGLSGSSRNFHRWARLHKLAHGTVPRKILLNSWEGVYFDVNQAGMDQMMSDIASMGGELFVMDDGWFGDKYPRKNDSSSLGDWVVDKNKLPNGIEGLLKDAQKNGVKFGIWIEPEMANTTSEFYEKHPDWVIKAPERDVVQGRGGTQVVLDLANPQVQEFIFKIVDDLMSNYPEIDYIKWDANMSILNHGSNYLTKDNQSHMYIEFHRGFEKICQRIRAKYPDLTIQACASGGGRVNYGILPYFDEFWVSDNTDALQRIYMQWGTSYFFPAIAMASHISAAPNHQTFRTIPLKYRIDVAMSGRLGMEIQPKNMTEEEKTLCKNAIAEYKTIRPVVQLGDIYRLMSPYDKLGVASMMYVTPEKDKSVFYWWKTEHFVNQHLPRVKMAGLAPDKLYKVHELNRIDNDPLNFEGKTFSGAYLMANGLEIPYNHKVDYHKQNDYSSRVLYLEEVK; translated from the coding sequence ATGAGCATCAGAAAACGAATGAATGTATTGTTTGGAACGTTACTGCTGACCGGCAGTCTGTTTTCACAAAATGTATGCGTATCTACCCCTGAAACCTCCCTGGTACTCTCGGCACCTGTCGGTGGTGAGCTGAAACATGTATACTATGGAGATAAACTCTCGGAGGTAGATTTGCAGAATATAAATCTTACAGGAACTCCGGACATGCCTGCTTATCCTGTGTATGGACTTAACTGTCCCGGAGAATCCGCTTTAGCCGTAAAACATGCCGACGGCAACATGACTTTGCAGATGGAAATCGTACAGGTAAAAACGAGCAAGGAAGGAAATGCGGAAATCACTGCCATCGAACTGAAAGACAAGGTATATCCTTTCTATGTAAACGTGTATTATAAAGCCTATCAGGATGCAGATGTCATCGAGACATGGACAGAAATCCGACATCAGGAAAAGAAACCGGTTATACTCAATCAGTTTGCCTCTGCTTTCTTACCTATTCGTCGGGGCGATGTCTGGCTATCTCATCTTTACGGATCATGGGCGAACGAAGGACGTTTGTGTCAAGAGGCATTGGAACCCGGCATGAAGGTAATAAAGAACAAGGATGGGGTACGAAACTCGCACACCTCACATGCCGAAGTCATGTTCTCACTGGATGGAAAGCCACAGGAAAATGCGGGTTGTGTCATTGGCGCCGCCCTCTGTTACAGTGGTAACTACAAACTGCGCATTGATACGCACGACGATGAATATCATCGGTTCTTTGCCGGAATCAATGAGGAAAATTCAGCTTACTCATTAAAGAAAGATGAGATTTTCCGTACTCCCGAACTTGCTTTAACTTACAGTAATGAAGGATTAAGCGGAAGTAGCCGGAACTTCCATCGCTGGGCGCGCCTGCACAAGCTTGCTCATGGTACTGTTCCCCGCAAGATTTTGCTGAATAGCTGGGAAGGTGTCTACTTCGACGTTAACCAGGCGGGTATGGATCAGATGATGAGTGATATCGCTTCCATGGGTGGTGAACTGTTCGTGATGGATGATGGTTGGTTTGGCGACAAATATCCGCGTAAGAATGACAGTTCTTCTCTTGGAGACTGGGTAGTGGATAAGAATAAGTTACCCAATGGCATTGAAGGTCTGCTGAAAGATGCACAAAAGAACGGTGTCAAGTTTGGCATCTGGATAGAGCCGGAAATGGCCAATACAACCAGTGAATTTTATGAGAAACATCCGGACTGGGTGATTAAGGCTCCCGAACGTGACGTGGTGCAGGGACGTGGTGGTACACAAGTAGTGCTGGATCTTGCCAATCCGCAGGTGCAGGAATTTATCTTCAAGATTGTAGATGATCTTATGAGTAACTACCCGGAAATCGACTACATCAAATGGGATGCCAATATGTCCATCTTAAATCATGGTTCCAATTATCTGACGAAAGACAATCAAAGCCACATGTATATTGAATTCCACCGTGGCTTTGAGAAAATATGCCAGCGAATACGCGCTAAATATCCGGACCTTACCATACAGGCTTGCGCCAGCGGCGGCGGTCGTGTCAACTATGGCATCCTGCCCTACTTCGATGAGTTTTGGGTAAGTGATAATACGGACGCTCTGCAACGTATCTATATGCAATGGGGAACTTCGTATTTCTTCCCTGCCATTGCCATGGCATCGCATATCAGTGCCGCTCCCAACCACCAGACTTTCCGCACCATTCCTTTAAAATATCGCATTGACGTAGCGATGAGTGGTCGCCTGGGTATGGAAATACAACCAAAGAATATGACAGAGGAAGAGAAGACACTTTGCAAGAATGCCATCGCTGAATATAAAACGATCCGTCCGGTGGTGCAACTGGGTGATATCTATCGTTTAATGTCTCCGTATGATAAGTTGGGAGTAGCTTCCATGATGTATGTAACGCCCGAAAAGGATAAGTCGGTGTTCTATTGGTGGAAGACAGAACACTTTGTCAACCAGCATCTGCCACGAGTGAAAATGGCAGGACTCGCTCCCGATAAACTTTACAAGGTGCATGAACTGAACCGGATAGATAATGATCCGCTGAATTTTGAGGGAAAGACATTTAGTGGTGCTTATCTGATGGCGAATGGTCTAGAGATACCTTATAATCATAAGGTGGATTACCATAAGCAGAATGATTATTCAAGCAGAGTGCTCTATCTGGAAGAGGTGAAATAG
- a CDS encoding UvrD-helicase domain-containing protein, producing the protein MELLVYKASAGSGKTFTLAVEYIKHLILNPRAYRQILAVTFTNKATAEMKERILQQLYGIWLSDPASEPYLNRIREDLRQKNLSDSDIRRAAGTALQYMLHDYSRFRVETIDSFFQSVMRNLARELELSPNLNIELNNADVLSDAVDSLIEKLTPSSPVLAWLLDYINERIADDKRWNVSDEIKRFGWNIFDEGYIERGEGLRQQLKEPDIIKLYRNVLREMETEALEQMKSFYDQFIGELESHALTAEELKGGTRGIGSYFRKLRDGRLSDKDVLNATLKNSLDDAKNWATKTSPRKNDIIHLAETSLLPLLQDAETFRPRNNRTVNSCRLSLQHLNKLQLLAHIDEEVRELNREHNRFLLSDTNALLHNLVRDGDSSFVFEKIGANIRNVMIDEFQDTSRMQWDNFKILLLEGLSQGADSLIVGDVKQSIYRWRNGDWGILNALGTKETPIPYPVRVETLKTNRRSETNIIRFNNSLFTAAVEYLNMLHLKELQEDCRPLQQAYADVAQESPRTEAKGYIKATFLEPDEEHDYTELTIISLGEEVQRLLAAGVKLNDITILVRKNKNIPPIADYFDKTMHLPIVSDEAFRLNASQALCMLMDALRYLSNPDDKVARASLIINYKLQITNENKEGRMAKEGACAPETKWDDILTSRPEDVLPGAFVNRIEPLRLMPLYELLEELFSLFEMNRIKEQDAYLFSFFDAVTEYLQNNSSDLDVFIRYWDETLCNKTIPSGEMDGIRILSIHKSKGLEFHTVLIPFCDWKLENETNNQLIWCSPSESPFSALDIVPVNYSSTMAESVYRQEYLNERLQLWVDNLNLLYVAFTRAGKNLILWSKKGQKGTMSELLANALPHVAAREGNENWDEEEPYETGMLCPSEDTKPTTTAKTSVNRLAQKPDKLPVHMESMRHEIEFRQSNRSADFIQGVDEDESDNRFINRGRLLHTLFSAIETEEDIDNAIDQLIFEGIIGKPETEDEIRELTRHAFSIPQVQDWYSGDWQLFNECDIIWQEKGELRTRRPDRVMMRDNEIVVVDFKFGKQNKKYNKQVQGYMQLLTRMGYPKESIKGYLWYVEEDLIEKV; encoded by the coding sequence ATGGAATTATTAGTATATAAAGCCTCAGCCGGCTCAGGAAAGACATTCACCCTTGCTGTAGAGTATATCAAACACCTGATACTGAATCCAAGGGCTTATCGGCAAATACTGGCCGTAACTTTTACCAATAAAGCTACGGCAGAAATGAAAGAACGTATTCTGCAACAACTTTACGGCATCTGGTTAAGTGACCCGGCATCAGAGCCCTACCTGAACCGCATCCGGGAAGATTTACGACAGAAAAACTTATCTGACTCTGACATCCGTCGGGCAGCAGGAACAGCATTGCAATACATGCTGCATGATTACAGCCGTTTCCGCGTAGAAACCATCGACTCCTTCTTCCAGTCCGTAATGCGCAATCTGGCACGGGAACTGGAACTGAGTCCGAACCTGAATATAGAACTGAACAACGCCGACGTACTGAGCGATGCCGTGGACAGCCTCATTGAAAAACTGACACCTTCCTCCCCTGTCCTGGCTTGGTTGCTGGATTATATCAACGAACGCATTGCCGATGACAAACGCTGGAATGTATCCGATGAGATCAAGCGATTCGGCTGGAACATCTTCGACGAAGGTTACATAGAACGCGGTGAAGGACTCCGGCAACAACTGAAAGAACCGGATATAATCAAACTGTACCGTAATGTGTTGCGGGAAATGGAGACTGAGGCTCTGGAACAAATGAAAAGCTTCTACGACCAGTTCATCGGAGAATTGGAATCACATGCACTCACCGCCGAAGAGCTGAAAGGCGGAACGCGAGGTATAGGCAGTTATTTCCGTAAATTGCGTGACGGACGGTTATCAGACAAAGATGTGCTGAACGCCACTCTGAAGAATAGCTTAGATGACGCAAAGAATTGGGCCACCAAGACTTCGCCCCGAAAGAACGATATCATCCATCTGGCAGAAACAAGTCTGCTCCCTTTATTGCAGGATGCAGAAACATTCAGACCCCGCAACAACAGGACCGTAAACAGTTGCCGGTTATCACTGCAACACCTGAACAAATTGCAACTGCTTGCCCACATTGACGAAGAAGTACGGGAGCTGAACCGCGAACACAACCGTTTCCTGTTGTCAGACACCAACGCCTTACTCCATAACCTGGTACGGGATGGAGACTCTTCATTCGTATTCGAGAAAATCGGTGCCAATATCCGGAACGTAATGATCGATGAATTCCAGGACACCAGCCGTATGCAATGGGATAACTTCAAAATCTTATTGCTCGAAGGTCTTTCACAAGGAGCCGACAGCTTGATTGTAGGTGACGTGAAACAATCCATCTACCGTTGGCGAAACGGAGACTGGGGAATCCTGAATGCACTGGGTACCAAAGAAACGCCTATTCCCTACCCTGTACGTGTAGAAACTTTAAAAACAAACCGTCGAAGCGAAACAAATATCATCCGTTTTAACAACAGTTTGTTTACGGCCGCAGTGGAGTACCTGAATATGCTCCATCTGAAAGAATTACAGGAAGATTGCCGTCCGTTGCAGCAAGCTTATGCCGACGTGGCACAGGAATCTCCACGAACCGAAGCCAAAGGATACATCAAGGCGACTTTCCTGGAACCGGACGAAGAACACGATTATACGGAACTGACCATCATCTCTTTAGGCGAAGAAGTGCAGAGACTACTGGCTGCCGGTGTAAAATTAAACGATATCACCATCCTCGTTCGCAAGAATAAAAACATTCCTCCCATTGCCGATTACTTCGACAAAACAATGCATCTGCCCATTGTTTCAGACGAAGCTTTCCGTCTGAATGCTTCACAAGCATTGTGCATGTTGATGGATGCTTTACGTTACCTTTCCAATCCTGATGATAAAGTGGCAAGAGCCTCATTAATTATAAATTACAAATTACAAATTACAAACGAAAACAAAGAAGGGCGGATGGCGAAGGAAGGAGCCTGTGCGCCTGAAACGAAGTGGGACGATATACTAACTTCCCGACCTGAGGATGTATTGCCCGGGGCTTTTGTCAACCGCATAGAGCCTCTTCGTCTAATGCCACTATACGAATTACTGGAAGAACTGTTCAGCCTGTTTGAGATGAACCGGATCAAAGAACAGGATGCGTATCTCTTTTCTTTTTTCGATGCCGTGACGGAATACTTGCAAAACAACTCATCGGATCTGGATGTATTTATCCGCTATTGGGACGAAACCTTATGCAACAAAACAATCCCCAGCGGAGAAATGGATGGTATTCGTATCCTTTCCATTCACAAGTCAAAAGGACTGGAATTCCATACCGTCTTAATCCCCTTCTGCGACTGGAAGTTGGAAAATGAGACCAACAATCAATTAATATGGTGCTCACCTTCCGAATCACCATTCAGCGCGCTCGACATTGTTCCGGTCAATTATTCCTCTACCATGGCAGAATCAGTATACAGGCAAGAGTATCTTAACGAGCGTCTGCAACTTTGGGTGGATAACCTGAATCTGCTCTATGTAGCATTTACCCGTGCCGGAAAGAATCTCATCCTTTGGAGTAAAAAAGGCCAGAAAGGAACAATGTCCGAACTGCTTGCCAATGCACTGCCACACGTAGCCGCCCGAGAAGGTAATGAAAACTGGGACGAGGAAGAACCTTACGAAACCGGAATGCTCTGCCCATCGGAAGATACCAAGCCGACGACGACCGCCAAAACCTCAGTCAACCGCCTTGCTCAAAAGCCTGACAAGCTCCCAGTACACATGGAGAGCATGAGGCATGAGATCGAATTCCGGCAGTCAAACCGTTCAGCCGACTTCATTCAGGGAGTTGACGAAGATGAATCAGACAATCGCTTCATAAACCGGGGACGCTTGCTGCATACTCTTTTCTCAGCCATTGAAACAGAAGAGGACATCGATAATGCCATCGATCAACTTATATTCGAAGGCATCATCGGCAAACCGGAAACAGAAGATGAAATCCGGGAACTGACCCGGCATGCCTTTTCCATCCCCCAAGTGCAGGACTGGTATTCGGGAGACTGGCAATTGTTCAACGAGTGCGACATCATCTGGCAAGAAAAGGGGGAACTCCGAACCCGCCGACCGGACCGCGTCATGATGCGCGACAACGAAATTGTTGTCGTGGACTTCAAATTCGGAAAACAAAATAAGAAATATAATAAGCAAGTGCAGGGATATATGCAACTGCTCACACGCATGGGATACCCGAAAGAGAGCATAAAAGGATACCTATGGTACGTAGAAGAAGATTTAATAGAAAAAGTATAA
- a CDS encoding energy transducer TonB, which translates to MVRGKQTCKILKDIRRQIAEANDIEYITSECQYKGDCTGTCPKCEAEVQYLEQQLARKHMAGKAITILGISAGLATMIPQPACAEPIHSEAPHGYYIVTPEIQEKPVIRVLPPDSLVQEVIAQDTTIYGTNEYDAPDTMPEFPGGMAALLQFISKESSLKLPVYQGNGTQGRTTIRFVIEKDGSITNARILKGIDPYLDKEALRIVREFPKWKPGTVAGQPVRVEYTVPVMFQMQ; encoded by the coding sequence ATGGTACGAGGAAAGCAAACTTGCAAAATATTAAAAGACATTCGCCGGCAAATTGCCGAAGCAAATGATATCGAATATATCACTTCCGAATGTCAATACAAAGGAGATTGTACAGGTACATGTCCCAAATGCGAGGCAGAAGTGCAGTATCTGGAGCAACAACTGGCACGTAAACACATGGCAGGAAAAGCGATTACCATACTTGGAATATCCGCAGGATTGGCAACAATGATACCACAACCGGCCTGTGCAGAGCCGATCCATTCCGAAGCTCCGCATGGTTATTATATAGTAACTCCGGAAATACAGGAAAAACCGGTAATAAGAGTCCTCCCGCCGGACTCTCTCGTACAGGAGGTTATCGCGCAAGATACTACCATATATGGCACCAATGAGTATGATGCGCCGGATACAATGCCCGAATTTCCCGGAGGTATGGCTGCACTGCTACAATTCATAAGCAAAGAATCAAGCCTGAAACTCCCCGTTTATCAAGGTAACGGAACCCAAGGACGAACCACAATCAGATTTGTCATCGAAAAGGATGGAAGTATCACAAATGCCAGAATCCTCAAAGGCATTGATCCGTACTTAGATAAAGAGGCGTTGCGCATAGTCAGGGAATTCCCCAAATGGAAACCCGGTACGGTAGCGGGACAACCCGTACGTGTAGAATATACCGTCCCGGTCATGTTCCAAATGCAGTAG
- a CDS encoding carboxypeptidase-like regulatory domain-containing protein, producing MVRGKQTCKILKDIRRQIAEANDIEYITSECQYKGDCTGTCPKCESEVRYLEHQLERRRMAGKAITLLGLSAGIIAMNACANSPGQSAKNTSEIKLECQSVPTDKDSLFLIKGTVTDSLTQKPIVGANVSEKETTNGTLTDANGEFTLKVSGKYPLIIQYVGMETQEIEINKKGATYIQVALRESNMTMGESTIISGEILEGDVDYETIETTLP from the coding sequence ATGGTACGAGGAAAGCAAACTTGCAAGATATTAAAGGACATTCGCCGGCAAATTGCCGAAGCAAATGATATCGAATATATCACTTCCGAATGTCAATACAAAGGAGATTGTACAGGTACATGTCCCAAATGTGAATCAGAAGTACGATACCTGGAACATCAACTGGAACGAAGACGCATGGCGGGAAAAGCAATCACCTTACTAGGATTGTCCGCAGGGATTATCGCAATGAATGCCTGCGCCAATTCACCAGGCCAGTCAGCAAAGAACACTTCAGAGATCAAGCTTGAGTGCCAGAGCGTGCCGACGGATAAGGACTCACTCTTTTTAATCAAAGGTACGGTTACAGACAGTCTGACTCAAAAACCAATTGTCGGGGCCAACGTATCTGAAAAAGAAACTACAAATGGTACCCTAACAGATGCGAATGGTGAGTTTACACTAAAAGTTTCCGGTAAATATCCGCTAATCATCCAATACGTTGGAATGGAAACACAGGAAATTGAAATAAATAAGAAGGGAGCAACTTACATTCAGGTCGCACTGCGTGAAAGTAATATGACAATGGGAGAATCAACAATAATATCCGGAGAGATACTGGAAGGAGATGTTGATTACGAAACAATAGAAACAACACTACCATAA